A DNA window from Candidatus Acidulodesulfobacterium acidiphilum contains the following coding sequences:
- the nuoH gene encoding NADH-quinone oxidoreductase subunit NuoH — MLFWLIAEVIKILIVFAGLLLSAAYLTLLERKIAARIQNRMGPMEAGFHGLLQPIADGIKLFFKEDIIPQDANKFLFILAPILVVIPALTTFAVIPFGAPIQIMGHTVPLQITDVNVGILFILALTSLGVYGVVIGGWASNSKYSLLGGIRTAAQMISYEIALVLSIVGIIMIAGDLSLSKIVSEQSHMWFIVYQPVGFLLYLIASTAEMNRVPFDIGEAEGEIVAGFHTEYSSMEFAFYFIGEYAQMVVNSAIITTLFLGGWQGPFLPPVAWFLIKVFFIILIYLWLRWTYPRLRYDELMDFGWKFLLPIALANIIVTGFVMVLLKG; from the coding sequence ATGCTTTTTTGGCTAATTGCTGAAGTTATTAAAATATTAATAGTTTTTGCAGGACTGCTATTGTCCGCTGCTTATTTAACGCTCTTAGAACGTAAAATAGCAGCAAGGATACAAAACAGGATGGGTCCTATGGAGGCCGGATTTCACGGGCTTTTACAGCCTATAGCGGATGGAATAAAACTATTCTTCAAAGAAGATATTATACCCCAAGACGCAAATAAGTTTTTGTTTATTTTAGCCCCAATATTAGTAGTAATACCGGCCTTAACTACTTTTGCGGTTATTCCGTTCGGCGCTCCCATACAAATTATGGGACATACGGTTCCTCTTCAAATAACGGACGTAAATGTCGGAATACTTTTCATTCTTGCACTGACATCATTAGGTGTTTACGGGGTAGTTATAGGAGGTTGGGCGTCTAACAGCAAATACTCTCTCCTTGGGGGTATAAGAACTGCCGCCCAGATGATAAGCTATGAAATAGCACTTGTTCTTTCAATAGTGGGTATAATAATGATTGCAGGAGACTTAAGTTTGTCAAAAATAGTTTCCGAACAGTCGCATATGTGGTTTATAGTGTATCAACCTGTCGGATTTTTGTTGTATTTGATTGCTTCTACTGCTGAAATGAACAGGGTTCCGTTCGATATAGGAGAAGCAGAAGGTGAAATTGTAGCAGGTTTTCACACTGAATACTCCAGTATGGAATTTGCTTTTTACTTCATAGGGGAATATGCCCAAATGGTGGTTAACAGTGCGATAATTACAACATTGTTTTTGGGCGGCTGGCAGGGACCTTTTTTACCGCCGGTTGCATGGTTTTTGATAAAAGTGTTTTTTATAATACTTATTTATTTATGGCTGAGATGGACATATCCAAGACTTAGATATGATGAACTTATGGATTTCGGATGGAAGTTTCTGCTTCCTATAGCTCTTGCAAATATAATAGTGACAGGATTCGTAATGGTTTTGCTTAAAGGATAA
- a CDS encoding 2Fe-2S iron-sulfur cluster binding domain-containing protein, which produces MDIEITINGKKIITQSGLTILEAASQAGIKIPVLCYLKRIKPIGSCRVCVVEVKDLKNPLPSCVAKVKEGYEIYTETEKLWEIRKELISQLLLDHPLDCPVCDKSGDCLLQDLTFEFKVTTQKDKKIYPDRTKIFKSDLIEYNATRCVLCSRCIRVCGDMYGNPFLQMKDKGNNGYIGLKTDTKTQLGSKPAEGCSFEEISVEPDRLDCYYCGNCVEVCPVGALVSKPSKFKERYWQENPFSSICDKCSAACRIEYYRYAHDESLVRTDAPFGGYLCKSGFFYPAINGDCESYYIANPYIKKKTVLEEVVLEKATEEFGLKMKAIQANKAEETLAVLISPNISINAGKASLEFIKNTLKIKNFDIAASELYRKNLFDFKKLFPTEENFNINDIKNSEVILYFGSIEDEIPFAAYDILKTRREHGGRLFIVNPKTGKAEKVRSFSRFEDVACSKKDIDGSYFNTYLNKMKMGLHKEQTDMDEVCKSIVEVISDAGCISFVIGDSIMSSMNMSNDFLILQEIVKFLRELEKSVYLFPLIKSSNYRGLLHAGVYPLDDAYSFKEIIEGMDKGRIKNLVYIGDLQDDDYGKEIIRYSSNLEFLTVFSSKTSLLSAMADVVMPVKDFLEEENTYYENFEGKIVNVNNEFNFGIYRYNLTDIFTKISLNMNIAYNFNETEDFLNSIKNGNVIYYNKIKGRSKFYYNDKTKLYY; this is translated from the coding sequence ATGGATATAGAAATTACTATAAACGGAAAAAAAATTATAACTCAGTCAGGGTTGACTATTTTAGAAGCTGCCTCTCAAGCGGGAATCAAAATACCGGTTTTGTGCTATCTAAAGAGAATCAAACCTATAGGTTCATGCAGAGTTTGCGTCGTGGAAGTTAAAGACTTAAAAAATCCTCTGCCTTCTTGCGTCGCCAAAGTTAAAGAAGGATACGAAATATATACTGAAACAGAAAAATTATGGGAAATAAGAAAAGAACTTATTTCGCAACTGTTATTGGATCACCCGCTTGACTGTCCCGTCTGCGACAAATCAGGAGACTGTCTTTTACAGGATTTAACTTTTGAATTCAAGGTAACTACTCAAAAAGATAAAAAAATTTATCCGGATAGGACTAAAATTTTTAAAAGCGATTTGATAGAATATAATGCCACAAGATGCGTTTTGTGTTCTAGGTGCATCAGAGTTTGCGGCGATATGTACGGCAATCCGTTTCTTCAGATGAAAGACAAGGGGAATAACGGTTATATAGGACTTAAAACCGACACTAAAACACAGCTTGGCTCTAAACCGGCGGAAGGCTGTTCTTTTGAAGAAATTTCCGTTGAACCAGACCGTTTAGACTGTTATTATTGCGGCAACTGCGTTGAAGTATGTCCGGTAGGCGCATTAGTTTCAAAACCTTCAAAATTTAAAGAAAGATACTGGCAGGAAAATCCGTTTTCGTCGATTTGCGATAAATGTTCGGCTGCCTGCAGAATAGAATATTACAGATACGCGCACGATGAATCTTTAGTCAGGACGGATGCCCCTTTCGGAGGATATCTTTGCAAATCCGGTTTTTTCTATCCTGCAATTAACGGCGATTGCGAAAGTTATTATATTGCTAATCCATATATCAAGAAAAAAACTGTATTGGAAGAAGTTGTGTTAGAAAAAGCTACAGAAGAGTTTGGTCTGAAAATGAAGGCTATTCAAGCTAATAAAGCAGAAGAGACTTTAGCTGTTTTGATTTCGCCGAATATTTCAATTAACGCTGGTAAAGCATCTTTAGAATTTATTAAGAATACTTTAAAAATAAAGAATTTTGATATTGCCGCTTCAGAACTATATAGAAAAAATTTATTTGATTTTAAAAAATTATTTCCCACCGAAGAAAATTTTAATATAAACGATATTAAAAATTCTGAAGTTATATTATATTTTGGCAGTATAGAAGATGAGATTCCGTTTGCGGCATATGATATTTTAAAAACGCGCAGAGAGCATGGAGGAAGACTTTTTATAGTAAATCCAAAAACGGGAAAAGCAGAAAAAGTTCGTTCTTTTTCCAGATTTGAGGACGTTGCCTGCTCTAAAAAAGATATTGACGGTTCTTATTTTAATACATATTTAAATAAAATGAAAATGGGCTTGCATAAAGAACAAACCGATATGGACGAAGTATGCAAATCTATCGTAGAAGTTATATCGGATGCAGGTTGTATATCTTTTGTAATTGGCGACTCCATAATGTCTTCTATGAATATGAGTAATGATTTTTTAATATTGCAGGAAATTGTTAAATTTCTACGTGAGCTGGAAAAGTCGGTTTATTTGTTTCCTCTAATTAAGTCTTCAAACTATAGAGGGTTGTTACATGCAGGCGTTTATCCTTTAGACGATGCCTACAGTTTTAAAGAAATAATAGAAGGCATGGATAAAGGCAGAATTAAAAATCTCGTATATATCGGAGACTTGCAGGACGACGATTACGGAAAAGAAATAATACGCTACAGTTCCAATTTAGAATTTTTAACCGTTTTTTCTTCTAAAACGAGCCTTTTGTCTGCTATGGCGGATGTGGTTATGCCGGTCAAAGACTTTTTGGAGGAAGAAAATACATATTATGAAAATTTCGAAGGTAAAATTGTAAACGTTAATAACGAATTTAATTTTGGCATTTACAGATATAATTTAACCGATATATTTACCAAAATTTCGTTAAATATGAATATTGCTTATAATTTTAACGAAACAGAAGATTTTTTGAATTCCATTAAAAACGGAAACGTGATATATTACAATAAAATTAAAGGTAGAAGTAAATTTTACTATAACGATAAAACAAAACTGTATTATTAA
- a CDS encoding dihydropyrimidine dehydrogenase subunit A, giving the protein MKIIDKLSDRLDLKFFERSGHKKISSVLNWTGVALLDENDNKVDLARCYMQELQKISCGVCTPCSHGTAVASEILENICSGKAIIEDLDRLKNQCDWIMSSSKCTVGTIGPTSVVELIDNYREDFEKVIKNKEIIKRGDYISHVTAPCINGCPSKLDIPNWIERVRDGRYEDALQSARRNTPLAGILGRTCFHPCQDNCRRANIDDSIQICLIRRFAADEVFYSNHKPDFKIKDNNIKVAIVGSGPAGLSCAYYLRLMGYKPIIFEALPVLGGMMNVGIPKFRLPKHFLDAEIGYILSTGIEYKLNSKLGKDFTIKELFGQGFKAIFLGIGAHLGQNINLPGENDNLKGFFDGVEFLRKVNLGEKIDIGKKVIIEGGGNVAIDCCRTAVRIGYKDVTVVYRRSKEEMPAAYDELETSIEEGVKFEFLTNPTAILYENGRVTGVRCRRMKLGEKDASGRKSPIEIPDSDFDIETDDFIMAIGQVPDFDCLKDVPEINIIKGRTIAADKFTFMTDMPGVFAGGDALTGPISIVDSNRDGKNAARRIDQYIRTGTFTPTDDCLFENLFEAIGVYDKNEVIKNADMPPGNFAPKQIIKPVKERIKSFEEADKGFTNDDAVYEATRCMRCYYLMLVKFED; this is encoded by the coding sequence ATGAAAATAATAGACAAATTAAGCGACAGGTTAGACCTGAAATTTTTTGAACGCTCAGGTCATAAAAAAATATCGTCTGTATTAAACTGGACGGGTGTTGCCTTATTGGACGAAAATGATAATAAGGTTGACCTTGCCAGATGTTATATGCAGGAACTGCAGAAAATATCATGTGGAGTGTGCACTCCTTGCTCGCACGGAACTGCAGTAGCGTCGGAAATTTTAGAAAATATTTGCAGCGGAAAAGCCATAATTGAAGATCTTGATAGGTTGAAGAACCAGTGCGACTGGATTATGTCTTCTTCTAAGTGTACCGTAGGAACTATAGGACCCACTTCGGTAGTAGAGCTTATAGATAATTACAGGGAAGACTTTGAAAAAGTAATAAAAAATAAAGAAATAATAAAAAGAGGCGACTATATATCTCACGTCACCGCACCTTGTATTAACGGATGTCCTTCAAAATTGGATATACCTAACTGGATAGAAAGAGTCAGGGACGGCAGGTATGAAGACGCCTTGCAGTCGGCAAGAAGAAACACGCCGCTTGCAGGAATATTGGGAAGAACATGTTTTCATCCGTGCCAGGATAACTGTCGCAGGGCAAATATAGACGATTCTATTCAAATTTGTTTAATAAGAAGATTTGCGGCAGACGAAGTTTTTTATTCTAATCACAAACCTGATTTTAAAATAAAAGATAATAATATTAAGGTTGCTATAGTCGGTTCTGGTCCCGCAGGTTTAAGCTGCGCTTATTACTTGAGATTAATGGGGTATAAACCTATTATATTTGAAGCTCTTCCTGTCCTTGGCGGTATGATGAACGTTGGAATTCCTAAATTTCGGCTTCCAAAACATTTTTTAGATGCGGAAATAGGTTATATACTTTCCACAGGAATAGAATATAAGTTAAACAGCAAACTCGGGAAAGATTTTACTATAAAAGAGCTTTTCGGACAGGGATTTAAAGCCATATTCCTTGGAATAGGAGCGCATTTAGGACAGAATATTAATCTGCCCGGCGAAAACGATAATTTGAAAGGCTTTTTCGACGGAGTAGAATTTTTAAGAAAGGTTAATCTTGGAGAAAAAATCGATATAGGTAAAAAAGTTATTATAGAAGGAGGCGGGAACGTCGCTATAGATTGCTGCAGGACGGCTGTAAGGATAGGGTATAAAGACGTTACCGTAGTTTACAGAAGAAGTAAAGAAGAGATGCCTGCGGCATACGACGAACTTGAAACGTCAATAGAAGAAGGAGTTAAGTTTGAATTTTTGACTAATCCGACTGCTATTCTTTATGAAAACGGCAGAGTTACAGGCGTAAGATGCAGAAGAATGAAGCTTGGAGAAAAAGATGCAAGCGGAAGGAAAAGCCCTATTGAAATACCTGATTCCGATTTTGATATAGAAACGGATGATTTTATTATGGCAATAGGTCAGGTGCCGGATTTCGATTGTTTAAAAGACGTACCTGAAATAAACATAATTAAAGGACGAACAATCGCAGCAGACAAATTTACGTTTATGACGGATATGCCGGGTGTTTTTGCAGGAGGCGACGCATTAACCGGACCTATAAGTATAGTCGATTCAAACAGAGACGGAAAAAACGCAGCCAGAAGAATTGACCAATACATAAGAACAGGAACTTTTACTCCGACAGACGACTGTCTCTTTGAAAATCTATTTGAGGCTATAGGCGTTTACGATAAAAACGAAGTAATTAAAAATGCAGATATGCCACCTGGAAATTTTGCGCCTAAACAGATAATTAAGCCGGTGAAAGAACGTATAAAAAGTTTTGAAGAAGCAGATAAAGGATTTACGAACGACGATGCGGTTTACGAAGCGACAAGATGTATGAGGTGCTATTATCTTATGCTTGTTAAGTTTGAGGATTAG
- the nuoD gene encoding NADH dehydrogenase (quinone) subunit D, translated as MIAQKDFLIENDKFVLNIGPSHPATHGVLRVLVQLDGETIIHAEPIIGYLHTSMEKFAEYKTYHQAETITDRMDYVAGASNNLGYILAVEKLCGVKAPKRAEYVRVILAEFTRISSHLVWLATHAVDLGALTEFLYCFRERELILDIIETITGQRMTPSFFRVGGLAMDFHSDFIEKTRDFIKIFPDKVNEYEALLTKNKIWLERTKNLGIISAESAINFALTGPSLRGSGVKYDVRKVNPYSSYEDFDFEVPIGDNGDTYDRYVIRIEEMRQSLKIISQAVENIPEGEYLSHDEYPLYVKPTKKRSLTTMEGMIFNFKFGMEGIKPPKGEAYVSIENPRGELGFYLVSDGSGYPYRMRVRPPSFCNISALNEMTKGHMIADLIAIMGSVDILLGEVDR; from the coding sequence ATGATTGCGCAGAAAGATTTTTTAATTGAAAATGATAAGTTCGTATTGAACATAGGGCCTTCTCATCCGGCTACGCACGGAGTTCTCAGAGTTTTAGTTCAATTGGATGGAGAAACTATAATTCATGCAGAGCCTATAATAGGTTATTTGCATACCAGCATGGAAAAATTTGCAGAATATAAAACTTATCATCAGGCTGAAACTATTACCGACAGAATGGATTATGTAGCGGGCGCCTCAAACAATCTCGGCTATATATTGGCGGTAGAGAAGCTTTGTGGAGTTAAAGCGCCTAAGAGAGCCGAATATGTCCGCGTTATTTTAGCCGAATTTACCAGAATAAGCTCTCATCTCGTCTGGCTTGCGACGCATGCGGTAGATTTGGGTGCATTAACCGAGTTTCTATACTGTTTCCGCGAAAGAGAATTAATATTAGATATAATAGAAACAATTACTGGTCAAAGAATGACGCCTTCTTTTTTCCGCGTAGGCGGTCTTGCAATGGACTTTCATAGTGATTTCATTGAGAAAACCAGAGATTTTATAAAGATTTTTCCAGATAAGGTAAATGAGTATGAAGCGCTTCTTACTAAAAATAAAATATGGCTTGAAAGAACAAAAAATTTGGGAATAATTTCGGCAGAAAGCGCGATAAATTTTGCACTTACTGGTCCTTCTCTCAGAGGCAGCGGAGTTAAATACGACGTACGTAAAGTAAATCCTTATTCCAGTTACGAAGACTTTGATTTTGAAGTGCCGATAGGCGATAACGGCGATACATACGACAGATACGTAATTAGGATAGAGGAGATGCGGCAGAGCCTTAAGATAATATCGCAGGCTGTAGAAAATATTCCAGAAGGCGAATATTTAAGCCATGACGAATATCCCTTATACGTTAAACCGACTAAGAAAAGGTCATTGACTACTATGGAAGGTATGATTTTTAATTTTAAATTCGGTATGGAAGGAATTAAACCTCCAAAAGGAGAAGCTTACGTTTCTATAGAAAATCCCAGAGGAGAATTAGGTTTTTATCTAGTTTCAGACGGCTCCGGCTATCCTTACAGAATGAGAGTCAGGCCGCCGTCGTTTTGTAATATAAGCGCTCTTAACGAGATGACTAAAGGGCATATGATAGCTGATTTAATTGCGATAATGGGAAGCGTCGATATATTGCTCGGCGAAGTTGACAGATAA
- a CDS encoding NADH-quinone oxidoreductase subunit C, protein MKDYDMDIMFALTVIKEAMPKSIIASDIVNGDTHIRIKREDLLQFALFLKNDARLEFDMLSDLFAVDYPKRAERIEVIYNFYSIKNNFRVFVKIWSKIDEPEYPSLTSVYNSADWFEREVYDMFGLKFKDHPDLKRILNPDDWVGHPLLKDYPLRQRPEPKDIEMDAPGYVDLEQIK, encoded by the coding sequence ATGAAAGACTACGATATGGATATAATGTTTGCATTAACCGTTATTAAAGAAGCAATGCCGAAATCTATTATCGCTTCAGACATTGTTAACGGCGATACCCATATAAGAATTAAAAGAGAAGATTTGTTACAATTTGCATTATTTTTAAAAAACGATGCAAGATTAGAGTTCGATATGCTTTCCGATTTATTTGCGGTAGATTATCCCAAAAGAGCTGAAAGAATAGAGGTTATTTACAATTTTTATTCTATAAAAAATAATTTTAGAGTTTTCGTAAAAATTTGGAGTAAAATAGATGAACCTGAGTATCCTAGTTTGACTTCAGTTTATAATTCGGCAGACTGGTTTGAAAGAGAAGTTTACGATATGTTTGGGCTTAAATTTAAAGACCATCCTGATTTAAAAAGAATTTTGAATCCCGACGACTGGGTCGGCCATCCGCTGCTTAAAGATTATCCTTTAAGGCAGAGACCTGAACCGAAGGATATTGAAATGGATGCTCCCGGTTATGTAGATTTAGAACAAATTAAATAA
- a CDS encoding NADH-quinone oxidoreductase subunit B codes for MGIEEHLGDNIITASLDKIVSWGRKWSIWPATFGLACCAIEMMTVASSRYDFDRLGLIFRSSPRQSDLIIVSGRVSYKMAPMVKRVYDQMPNPKWVIAMGDCACSGGLFNVYSIVQGVDTIIPVDVYIPGCPPRPEALIYGIVKLQEKIEKGTLKHEEPPKLHIDSNKKY; via the coding sequence ATGGGAATAGAAGAGCATCTCGGCGATAATATAATTACCGCTTCATTGGATAAAATTGTTTCTTGGGGCAGAAAATGGTCGATATGGCCTGCAACATTCGGGCTTGCATGTTGCGCTATAGAAATGATGACGGTTGCATCATCAAGATACGATTTCGACAGATTGGGTTTAATATTCAGGTCAAGTCCAAGACAGTCGGATTTAATAATAGTATCAGGCAGAGTTTCATATAAAATGGCACCGATGGTTAAAAGAGTTTACGATCAGATGCCTAATCCTAAATGGGTTATTGCAATGGGCGACTGTGCATGTTCGGGTGGTCTTTTTAATGTTTACAGTATTGTTCAGGGTGTCGATACTATTATTCCTGTAGATGTATATATACCAGGCTGCCCACCGCGTCCGGAAGCACTTATTTACGGAATAGTAAAACTTCAAGAAAAAATAGAAAAAGGCACTTTAAAGCATGAAGAGCCGCCTAAATTACATATAGACAGCAATAAAAAATATTAA
- a CDS encoding NADH-quinone oxidoreductase subunit A has protein sequence MNNSINNNGLISFLPIFIMLVIAIIFAVFTILISNFIGKKTYESGKLKAYECGVEPTGEPHVKFDVKFYLIAIFFLLFDIEALFLFPWAVIFSHLGILGFVEMFLFIVILVIGLLYVWLKGALKWE, from the coding sequence ATGAATAATAGTATAAACAATAACGGTTTAATTTCTTTTCTGCCCATATTTATAATGCTTGTTATAGCAATTATATTTGCGGTTTTTACCATTTTAATATCTAATTTTATCGGAAAAAAGACATATGAGTCCGGCAAATTAAAAGCATATGAATGTGGCGTCGAGCCGACCGGCGAACCCCACGTTAAATTCGACGTAAAGTTTTATCTAATAGCTATATTTTTTCTTCTTTTCGATATAGAAGCCCTTTTTCTGTTTCCTTGGGCGGTTATATTTTCGCATCTTGGAATACTTGGGTTTGTAGAAATGTTTTTATTTATAGTAATCTTAGTAATCGGTCTGCTTTACGTATGGTTAAAAGGAGCGCTTAAATGGGAATAG
- a CDS encoding leucyl aminopeptidase produces the protein MKFKITDSIDKNLSESKSGELNHIFVFGVFQGEENSFLKSGNFKKLEFIYKRLKRLDFKAKKGKSVLIESPVYSLIYGLDKKDKFNYDSLRSFIAAAAKTAKTNKSYEITVIIPELSGEYYIKKGLFYSAAAISEGAELGLYEFKKYMSSALIDKGKAKTGKDEKYPEVINIHFNGLKASKDNLKTADEGFDFGKKTASAANFARDIVNEPGNVVTPEYLADLATKISKESGLDCEIFNEKEIIKKGMNAFYGVARGSKNPPRFIHLTYKPKNKPKSKNIKKIALIGKGITFDSGGLSLKPADFMTTMKSDKSGACTVLGIMKHIKNFDLELEVHGIIAACENMPDGGAQRPDDIVKALNGKTIEIDNTDAEGRLTLADALSFTSELGVDEIIDLATLTGACVIALGEYTSGVMGNDKDLISNIISVSQITGERMWELPFDDNMKEKLSSPIADLKNVGNRYGGAITAGMFLEEFVPDKAKWCHIDIAGPAFTKTGFNYNPKGGTGVGVRTLLYYLNQHKL, from the coding sequence ATGAAGTTTAAAATAACAGATTCAATCGATAAAAACTTATCTGAAAGCAAATCAGGCGAATTAAATCATATTTTTGTTTTTGGAGTTTTTCAGGGAGAAGAAAATAGTTTTTTAAAATCTGGAAATTTTAAGAAGTTAGAATTTATTTATAAAAGACTTAAACGCTTAGATTTTAAAGCAAAAAAAGGAAAGAGCGTTCTTATAGAATCCCCTGTTTATTCATTAATTTACGGATTAGATAAAAAGGACAAATTTAATTACGACTCTTTAAGAAGTTTTATTGCGGCGGCGGCTAAAACTGCTAAGACAAACAAATCTTATGAAATAACGGTAATAATACCGGAATTAAGCGGCGAATACTATATAAAGAAAGGATTATTTTATTCGGCAGCGGCAATATCGGAGGGAGCCGAATTAGGTTTGTACGAGTTTAAAAAATATATGTCTAGCGCTTTAATCGATAAAGGAAAGGCAAAAACAGGCAAGGATGAAAAATACCCTGAAGTTATAAATATTCATTTTAACGGCTTAAAAGCTTCTAAGGATAATCTTAAAACTGCAGATGAAGGTTTTGATTTCGGTAAAAAAACGGCGTCTGCCGCTAATTTTGCTCGCGATATAGTAAATGAGCCGGGTAACGTCGTAACCCCCGAATATTTAGCAGATTTAGCAACGAAAATATCTAAAGAAAGCGGTTTAGATTGCGAAATATTTAACGAAAAAGAGATAATCAAAAAAGGAATGAATGCATTTTACGGAGTAGCGCGCGGTTCTAAAAACCCTCCAAGATTTATTCATTTAACGTATAAGCCGAAAAATAAGCCTAAGAGTAAAAATATCAAAAAAATCGCCTTAATCGGAAAAGGCATTACTTTCGACAGCGGAGGACTTTCGTTGAAGCCGGCTGATTTTATGACTACCATGAAAAGCGATAAATCGGGGGCTTGCACCGTGCTCGGTATTATGAAGCATATTAAAAATTTCGATTTAGAGTTAGAAGTTCACGGTATTATTGCGGCTTGCGAAAATATGCCCGACGGCGGAGCGCAAAGACCCGACGATATAGTTAAGGCTTTAAACGGCAAGACTATAGAGATAGATAATACGGATGCTGAAGGTAGACTGACTTTGGCGGACGCTTTAAGTTTCACGTCGGAGTTAGGCGTTGACGAAATTATAGACCTTGCTACCTTAACAGGAGCTTGCGTAATTGCGCTTGGAGAATACACTTCCGGAGTTATGGGAAACGATAAAGACCTCATATCCAATATAATATCGGTAAGCCAAATTACCGGAGAAAGAATGTGGGAACTTCCTTTCGACGATAACATGAAGGAAAAACTTTCAAGTCCGATTGCAGATTTAAAAAACGTAGGCAACAGATACGGCGGGGCGATTACGGCAGGAATGTTTCTGGAAGAATTCGTTCCCGATAAGGCTAAATGGTGTCATATAGACATAGCCGGACCTGCTTTTACCAAAACGGGTTTTAATTATAATCCAAAGGGCGGTACAGGGGTCGGAGTGAGGACTTTACTTTATTATTTAAATCAGCATAAATTATAA